The genomic DNA TCCAGATGATCGGCCAGAAGGGAGATTTTCGCTTTCAGACTGTCCGGTTTCATTTTATTGAGTTTTCCGAAGAAATTAAGCCATTCCCGGCCGGTCAGACTTCCGGCGAGCCGCATTTCCCCTGTAAGAAAACCGAGCACGGACCGCACTTCGCGGCCTTTTTCAGCGACATTCATTTCATTTACATAAACCTGACCGCTGTCCGGTTTTAATAAAGTGGCTATCGTCTGAAGCGTCGTGGTTTTACCGCTTCCGTTCGCCCCGAGAAGACAGAAGACTTCTCCGGGATCGGCCTGAAAACTCAAACCTTTGAGTACTTTTTTGCTGTTCTTCCTCTGGGGGAAGGATTTGTAGACATTGTCGAGTCGTATCATGATGTAATTTTAGATAAACTTAGATTAAAAGTAAACCTTACTTTGTCGG from Spirochaeta isovalerica includes the following:
- a CDS encoding ABC transporter ATP-binding protein, which gives rise to MIRLDNVYKSFPQRKNSKKVLKGLSFQADPGEVFCLLGANGSGKTTTLQTIATLLKPDSGQVYVNEMNVAEKGREVRSVLGFLTGEMRLAGSLTGREWLNFFGKLNKMKPDSLKAKISLLADHLEMEDFLDKPVDKLSTGMKQKISIAISQIHDPLVILFDEPTSGLDIMASRIVLDYIKQCRSEGKTIILCTHIMSEAEKLGDRIGILIDGKLAAQGTLDELLAESGESSLEDLFFKLSGREEQ